Part of the Diabrotica virgifera virgifera chromosome 6, PGI_DIABVI_V3a genome, ccggacagttggtaacggacagttcgtaacagcgacagttcgtaacggcgacacttggtaacggcgacagttcgtaactatacaaattcgtaccggacaattcgtaacgtccaaattaaattattctatttatttttattaacgtggaaactaataactgttattacagttataattgaaattatctttatcaatttaacgaatcagtactgggataaacatgtttaacacattttatatttcgtgtttcagagtatattaaaagtctttaaacacaaacaaatatttaaatacattcaaatttttaacaatattcttaaaagtttattcctcttattgttccttaaatttgcataatATGCCTAGAcaacattttgtaaaggaaagattataattcggaaacaattagcgtctctttgcaaagacaatgacgtcgactttgcaaagtaacaagacacttactcaacacacacactacacattactcccctgacttagtgataagttatacaattacgtggctaaaggttctagttctaaaccaaagccagaatcagagagaaaaaaaaaagattataattaccttttattatctataataaaccttgtgattggtaaTAGCTTTGGGCATTTAATCGCGGTTATATTTGATAAGAGGGAAGGCGtgtaatactttaatacttggttaaatacttttattatattctgaaacacgaaatatgaaatgccctaaaaatgtttatcctgatactgattcgttaaattgataaagaTAATTTCATTTagaactgtaataacagttattttccacgttaacaacaataaacagaataatttaaTTTGGATGTTAcaaattgtccgttacgaatttgtatagttaggAGCTGTCGCCATTatgaagtgtcgccgttacgaactgtcgccgttacgaactgtcgctgttacgaattgtccgttaccaactgtccgattacgaactgtcgcgttacgagatgtcatggaaccgtattcatcataaagcaaattactgagaaatcactaggtatagtataatagaccagcatatTTCTATGTccgattgacttgaagaaagcatttgacagagaagactcaaagatgtaatccatcttctatATAATATAGAAGTtcccctagatatcataaaaactattggaAATATCAGAGGAATaaaggaatatcagagattggactaacctcagtgttgaacaaATATTTCATGTTACAAAAGATAGGGAAGCGTTTCAAGAagtgatcgccaacattcgttagaagacggcacaagaagaagaagaagattggaaATATGTACCAAAACAACAAGACAAAAGttagaatagatggacaacttacagaacctagaatagaatagaatagaatagaatagaatttatttcatcaaatatacaaaatttcttttgtttttgacaagtcaaaagagtacgtacctacattataaaattttgacaaaatttaaaagataaatattataaattataatgaacagatatacaaacaggtactaacaaatttaaacaatttaacacactatgtaaaaacgttaagacatgaaataaacttaaaaacatgaaaTATCGTCATAATCGGCAAAAAAACCCTGACCAAACTAGTGTACTTATTATAATGTATTATAAGCGGTACTTAAGTACACTGTCTTTgtgtaaaaacaatgttttaaaaagtgtgattttattttattcttaaacgactgtaaatgaagactttttacttcatctggcaaaaaattgtacaaactaACATCAGTTGAGTTTTTTATACTTTTCGTCAACCTAAAACGTTGTGCTCTAATAGCATCGCTCGATCTTGTATGGTGATCATGGAAGTTGGAGTTTATGTTAAACTTACTTTTGTTGGAATGAATTTCAATCAGCGTCTCATATATATAGAGTGAAGGTAGTGACATAATACCTAACTTCTGAAATGAAGGTTTACAGTGTTCCCTATACTCTGCTCCTGCAAGTATCCTCACTACTTTCTTTTGCAACTTAAAAATTCTGTCTGCGTGACAAGAGCCACCCCAAACAGTTATTCCGTACTTTAAATGGCTATGGAACATTGCAAAGTAGATCATTTTAAGGGTACTTTTAGGGATCATAAAAACTAAGTTGCGTATCAAAAATATAGTTGTAGCAAGTTTAGAACTTAAGTAGTCTGTATGAGCACTCCAGTCCAAATTATCATCTAGGAAAATTCCTAAGAGTTTAACACTATTTCCTAAGACATACTTCCGGTCAGAACtaaacatcaaattctgatttttgtcttcatttagcttcagaccattatgcaaaaaccagttttttgctttctgagtatcactatctattttaattttcaaattatgatgATTAATGTCAGTATTTATGAGAGTGGTATCATATGCAAAGCACACACATTTTATGGGAAAAGTGTAGTGAAATAGATCGTTCAGATAAATAAGAAATTATACCTACATAgacagcggaataagacagggggaCTTATTGATCCCTacgctcttcaatttaatcatggatgaaatcatcaaaagcgtcaacaaatgaggaggatacagaatgggaaacacagaagtaaaaatactctgttacgcagacgtAATATCGACAgtccaagatgaagatagtctgcaaagattagtccacagatttaacatagcagaattcaatatgacaatttcatctcaggaaaccaaaacaatagtaatcagtaaagaaccaatcagaggTTAAAGTGTTGATGGCATCAATATTGAACAAGTAagggaaataaaataccttggaattacactgtCCAGTTACGGAGAcatggacaaagaagtgagaaatcaagtacaaaatgCAAATTACTTGCCTTAATAACagtatatggcgaaaccgacattaACACTGAGACGAAGTCAAGTATTCATAAAAAtcataaagccagtgtaagaccaataatgacatatgcatcagaaacaagacccgatacagaaacaacacaaagactactggaaacggcagataTGAGATTACTGAGAAGagttacaggaaatacgctgagatcgaaagaggagtgaagacagaagaaaatgtaacgtacattGTATAAACGAATGGGCACTAATAGAAAAAggatggaataaccacataagcagaatggggaagccacgtgtggtcaaaataacaagaggtaaatcaccaatcggtaggaGTGTCGGCaaaccgcgcaaaagatggagtctCAATCTTCCGTAGAGGTATCAAGTATCAATCCATCAATGAACAAGCTTATAAAGAGAAAGAATAAGTGCTCGCTTACCGCCGGTGCCTGATCCATCAAATGTCTGTGGTCTTCTATTATTTGAGTTAGTAAATGGCCTTCGACCACCATTACCTGATCCATCAAATGACTGTGGTCTTCTATTATTTGAGTTAGTAAATGGCCTTCGACCACCATTACCTGATCCATCAAATGACTGTGGTCTCCTATTTGGATTGTTAAATGGCTGCCTACCAATGTTACCAGATCCATCAGATGGTTGTGGTCTTCTATTTGGATTTGTAAAAGGTCGCCTACCACTGTTGTCGTTACCAGATCCATCAAATGGGCGTCGATTATTGTTTTGACCACTCAATGGCCGACCAAAATCATTGTTAGAGCCTTGAAAGTTTAAATTGTTACGTCCATTTGATGGTTGTCGAATACTAGGACTAGACCGTGGTGGTCCGAAATTATTACCAGGACGTGGATTATTTGAAAATGGACCAACGTTAAAATCAGGATTAAAAACGTCTCCGAACATGGATGGatctaaacaaaataaaagaaaaatgtatTCATGGAACATAAGCATACAAAAATAAATTACTGTGCTttttttcatgagcatttttcagtgcgtcacaaatgatagaaaaaaggtaagtccgtgataatatacattttagtgacatgacattttagttaaatctgacagttgtcacattttatttgtaatttggcataaaatcaaatcaattgtgtttattgcatttataaaatggtattttctttgatttgtatagtcttataaattgtttagattatattcgtagataattcgcaaattattttattttcgattatggcgccatctattgacaactagaataaatgttataaatgtcaccgacgaaatgtaatcaccgacgtgcgtttttttctgtcacatacaatttaatgcgttagaaagaaatcgaaaaactgtgacgcactgaaagatcctcatgagagaAAGCATATGAATACAACAAAGGTGCCAATATACCTaaatacagtgagcacgtaaaggttgaaataaattcattttttcgcgAATGgccgattttggaaataaataccgatacaggtcgatttttatttgtaaattatgatattttggcataatatTTACTACTACTACctactactgacgtcatccatttgagcgtgatgacgtaatctataatttctttaaataggaataggggtcgtgtgctagctcatttgaaaggttattcaattctctatttagtaatgtaaatattaacataattatttataccgggtgtccaaaagtttttttttaatgaaatttgagacaaaaagaaaaatgtatgtaatttatttaattcaaaatacactttTCTGCTAtcagaaaataggaaaaaatgtttattttttaaaaagaactTATGACTTTGTTTTTCGcctaaattcaatgttaaagttgCCACCCACCTGACTCTTGGGTGAGAGGAGTATTAATATTAATTACACAAGGAAAACtgaaatcctactttcacatgaaatttatcagtctctcccacacctgtcccaacactagtcgttacttcctcatacatatttctcacaatctttacatattcaccagggacttctttcttattgagtgcccactcAAAATCAAtgaacaaacgctcatatggtattcactgatattgagaaagcatatgatagaattcctcgagagattctgtggtaggtactcaataagaaaggagtccctggtgaatatgtaaagaatgtgagagatatgtatgagggagtaacgactagtgttaggacaggtgtgggagagattgataaatttcatgtgaaagtaggattgcaccaaggctcggaaGCTtattttattctcattagttttggaccagataacagcgaaactacagggtaacattccatggtgcttaatgtatgctgatgatgtagtgttagtaggaaatagtgaaagagacttagaacaaaaactggaacagtggaactctggaggaaaaaggtttaaaacttagtaggaaaaaaacatggaatgttcatttaaatatggaggtactacaaataaaatggtatctttggatggtgaaatgattgtgaaaatcaacagttttaagtacctaggatcggtattatagagtaatggagaaatagatggagatgcatgcagtagaattagggctggatggatgaagtggaagaagGCAAGtgatgtgttgtgtgacagaaaaattccaatgaagctgaagggaaaattctataaaacagccataagaccggctatgatgtacggaactgaatgtcgGGAAGTGAAAAACagagaggaacaacgaatgcatgtggcggaaattagaatgcttagatggatgagtggagtgacaaaaaaggataaaattaaaaattagtaggtatattaggggaagtctaggtgtggcaccaagttatgccaaaatgagagagcctaggttgagatggtttggtcatgttcaacgtcgagacgttaatcacccaatacgaagaatagctgaagtgcagattcctggaaggagtaggaaagaaagaccaaagaagacgtggggggagacgattatgcaggacatgttggtaaaggggattaatattgataagACCCAAGAtggaattgtgtggagaaatgcaattagggaagccgaccccgcatagggataaggcaaagagaatgatgatgaaacaAGGGAAACTGAAATCACTAAAATCTAGCTCGCTGAACACCAAATTGTATATTAAAGGAAAACATTAGTATCATACCTCCGAAGCCTGGACCCGGTGGCGGTGGTGGAAATCCAAAACCTGGATCCCATGGACCTATTTGTCTTGGAGTGCGGTGGTGGCTATTCAAACTAACTGATTCGGCTATTTTCCATGAAACAAGAATCATATCTGAAAATATAACACATATCTATTAatagtttagtttagctgtttatttaaaaaatacatacacaatGAATGGATACTATCAGCACAAGAACATCTGTAAATTCACGTAGACTCTACTAacgagaaaaaaaaacaataatcgATTACGCTATATGCATACCTACATTTTGCCGATAGGAAAACGAAAAAAGGAATGCCGAGAACAAAATggatggatgacgtggaagacgacctgaaaaccatggaCATAGGTAAGACAAtggagaagggcacaagagagatctgagtGGAAGGCCATAGCCAGAAAGGCAAAGATCCAACCAGGGTTATGGTGCTAAAAGAAAAAAGAACCTATATTTTGAATCCATCGTAGAGCAAAATTATCTGATACACATTGCGAGAAACAGAGAGCTAATGGAAAAtatgatcgctaacatccattagtggatttgcatctgaagaagaagacgTGGAGCAAAGTATGGATCTGACAACTAAGTATTTATTTTAAGCGTCGATACTATTTACATTTAATAGATCGACgcaaattctcgcattcgctGACGGTATAGTTATAGTTGGCAGAAGTTTGAGAGACatggtgcagtgttttacaaggctttcggacgcggcaagtgaattaggacttgtggtaaacgaggaaaaaaccaaatatatgttggtttctaaaacctcccgaaatatccaacagagaattcaaattaacaataacacctttgagcaagtcaaggaattcagatatcttggatcgctagtaaactcaataaacacgacaagcgatgaaataaaaagacgcatagcaatagcaaacagaactgttcacggtctccataaacatttaaaaaataaaaaaagaatgtgtgtgtactttgtacgcacgtaagaagatattcttctattatataataggtaatttaaacgaagtaaatatacttaaaaggttatttgtattttatttaaaaatcaaacttaaCTTTCTTATTTAccactttcaaattttttttattaaaacaaccaaaaataaaaaaaatatatgaatcgcccaggaattgaacccgcaaccttccaatctcagtgctaacgcatttcccactactccagcgaggccctACAAATacacatgtaagtttcggatataattacacaacacggcaacatatagtgtaaaaatgttatgcttacataatattttattattttactacagggaaacacaaatccaaaaacacaagaattataataaataatacatttcctaaaaccactaatatattcttttaatgacttatttgcacggttacagatacatacatacctatcttgaaagattagcaatgaactacatactgtcagaactacatactgtcagtgtgcgcaggcgcgcggatcatgtacaattttaccctcaatcgattcgccgctaaagaagaatatcttaaaaaatataaaacttgcagtaaagctcaatatatccaagaccttaataagaccggttttgatatatggagctgaaacgtggaccctatctcaaagtgatgaaaaagttcttggtatttttgaaagaaaaattcttagaaagatttttgggtcagtaaatgaaaatgggctatggcgtcgaagatacaactttgaactgtatcagttatacaccgatccagatattgtgaaattcgttaatgCGCAGggacttagatgggctggacacatcgctaggatgtcagatcacgaatacactaagagattaacattttcaaaaccagagggcacaagaagtagaggacgaccacaaagaagatggattgatgatgtggaagaagtcCTAAAGATTCTAAGGGCCAGAAGATGGAGCgcagttgccaggaatcgacaggagtggcgacttctttgtgagcaggccaagatccacaacgaattgtcgagccacttatgatgatgactATTTACATTTAAATCAAGACAATATTAAGAAATGAAGATGAAAGTTCTGTGATGCTGCAAGACATCTCAACAAGGCGGTAAAATCTATAAGTTTTTGAAAATGTGCTTACTTTATGACTTGGTTTATGAGTACAATATATCACTGGACCTTGTATTTGTAGATTACGAGAAGGCTTTTAATTGTGTAGAATTTGAAACAGTCCTGGAAGCGCTTACGCAAAGTAGAATATATTAGTATTAGAGGTACACGTCACTAATTAAAAACTATGAGAACGCTTTCGGAAAACTatgggaagtcgatataaaatattacaactgatcacTGATCCTTAAGGGCAAAATAGAGGatcgtagaggtgtaggaagaaaacaagtttcttggttaaaaaacattcgagaATGGACTCGGATATCAAAttcaggacaattattccatattgcagaagatcgagaagccttcgcaatggtgatcgccaacgtcggataattctgatatggcacgtgaagaagaagagaaCGCTTTCTGAATTCTGAAGTATACGACTACGTGTCGTATACAATAAAATTGCTCACGGCAGCTCTAGAATCAACATCTAAGAACACTCAGTGGCAAGATTTGGGCATCAATATAGATGGAGAAAGATTAAATCATCTGAGGTTTGCAGATGACATTTTATTAGTCGAAGATAACTTACAGAATACAGTTTCTAGGATACATTCGCTAAAAAATTTTAAGATAGCcggattaaaaataaactttgaaaaAACTAATGGGAATTCACCATTCTACGACAATCCATCATTCAACATTATTAAATCTAAGAGCATAACACGAACATCAAAAATCAAGGTAAGTATATAAGATAGTGATTAGACCGGTGCATGTATGGGCATGAGACGTGGATGCTAACAAAGGCAATGAAAAGAAAACTCCAgtgttttgagagaaaaatccaCAGAAGAATATTTGGACCTCATCACGACCCGAATGAGAACAAAAATGGGGAGGTATAGGGCTAGCGACGTAGTCCAATAGATTAAATCATAACGTATAAGATGGCCATAGTGGCCATGTCCATAAATTCTCTAATAActagtaaaatttaataaaaaatttttggcttgGTAGAAGGTATaatagtttaaaaagcccctacagggctacaaacatacaaacaaaacgttttcgatctgtaacaagagcatcatcttcttcttcttcatgtaccatgtcctttcagaacgttggttaccatcatagctatcttaattttattcactgccaccctaaatagcatgcttgtatcaacaccataccaatctcgcatcatcagtgttacaagaacatggtgagccaaccaaaaaatacaaacgtcaaagcctttcaaaaacaaactaaaagtcttatataaatgccAACAtagcaaaatccaaaggatggataaaatttctatggctacggccctagggcaacatatgactcccacacgtggtaagtgggtcaataggtaacaattaggt contains:
- the LOC114338257 gene encoding uncharacterized protein LOC114338257, giving the protein MFVSRSMFWIYMILVSWKIAESVSLNSHHRTPRQIGPWDPGFGFPPPPPGPGFGDPSMFGDVFNPDFNVGPFSNNPRPGNNFGPPRSSPSIRQPSNGRNNLNFQGSNNDFGRPLSGQNNNRRPFDGSGNDNSGRRPFTNPNRRPQPSDGSGNIGRQPFNNPNRRPQSFDGSGNGGRRPFTNSNNRRPQSFDGSGNGGRRPFTNSNNRRPQTFDGSGTGGFNGNMNFPTDTTTTENPLSTLPVPGAATRPSPCEQACQATGEFDPVCGNNRVTYSNLGRFNCAVDCLQGMLQMAHRGMCRT